One part of the Paenibacillus silvisoli genome encodes these proteins:
- the murG gene encoding undecaprenyldiphospho-muramoylpentapeptide beta-N-acetylglucosaminyltransferase, giving the protein MRIVLTGGGTGGHIYPALAIGKQAMEEQPGSSILYIGSPKGLESRIVPAQGIPFESVEITGFRRKLSFENVRTVMRFLKGVRRSKQLLRDFKPDVVVGTGGYVCGPVIYAAAKLGIPTLIHEQNAVAGLTNQFLSRYASCIAVSFKDALSQFKRQSNTLFTGNPCATSVVRADRQNGYARLNVPAGANVVLVVGGSRGAKAINDVMVDMAPLLVRLPDVHFVFVTGESYYDDTKKRIDQALKGPSAQLQVLPYLHHMPEVLAISSLVVGRAGASSIAELTALGIPAILIPSPNVTNNHQEANARSLVQAGAAEMMLERDLTGAALFERISHMMNNAEAQALMSAASRSLGMPDSAAILVNQLKQLTAKRK; this is encoded by the coding sequence ATGCGTATCGTATTGACAGGCGGCGGAACAGGCGGCCACATCTATCCCGCGCTTGCGATCGGCAAGCAGGCGATGGAGGAGCAGCCGGGCTCGTCCATCCTGTACATCGGCTCTCCGAAGGGGCTTGAAAGCCGGATCGTGCCGGCGCAGGGCATTCCTTTCGAATCGGTCGAAATTACAGGCTTCAGACGAAAGCTCTCCTTCGAAAATGTCAGGACGGTTATGCGCTTCTTAAAAGGCGTCCGGCGGTCTAAGCAGCTGCTGCGAGACTTTAAGCCGGACGTCGTCGTCGGAACCGGCGGCTATGTTTGCGGGCCCGTCATTTACGCCGCCGCGAAGCTCGGCATCCCGACGCTGATTCATGAACAGAATGCGGTCGCGGGCTTGACGAATCAATTTCTCTCCCGTTATGCCAGCTGCATAGCGGTGAGCTTCAAAGATGCGCTGTCGCAATTCAAGCGGCAGTCCAATACGTTGTTTACCGGGAATCCATGCGCGACGAGCGTCGTGCGTGCCGACCGGCAAAATGGCTATGCGAGGCTGAACGTACCGGCAGGCGCCAACGTGGTGCTCGTCGTCGGAGGAAGCCGCGGGGCGAAAGCGATAAATGACGTCATGGTGGACATGGCGCCGCTGCTTGTGCGGCTGCCAGACGTCCATTTTGTATTTGTAACCGGAGAGAGCTATTACGACGACACGAAGAAGCGGATCGACCAGGCGTTGAAAGGGCCTTCCGCGCAATTGCAGGTGCTTCCATATCTGCATCATATGCCGGAAGTGCTGGCGATCTCGAGTCTGGTCGTCGGACGAGCCGGAGCGTCCTCCATTGCGGAGCTGACGGCGCTCGGCATCCCGGCGATTCTCATTCCTTCGCCGAACGTGACGAACAACCATCAGGAAGCGAATGCGAGAAGCCTGGTTCAAGCAGGCGCGGCCGAAATGATGTTGGAACGCGACCTTACCGGGGCAGCGCTTTTCGAACGGATCAGCCATATGATGAATAACGCGGAGGCGCAAGCGCTCATGAGCGCGGCTTCGCGCTCTCTTGGCATGCCGGATTCGGCGGCCATCCTAGTAAATCAACTGAAACAATTAACGGCAAAACGAAAATAG
- the murB gene encoding UDP-N-acetylmuramate dehydrogenase, translating into MEQFLVELREIDAGKVLYNEPLSGYTTWKIGGPADVLIIPNTEDQLVSVVRLLHKHGVQWTNLGRGSNMLVSDKGIRGIVVQLGEAFDYARFDGTLVHAGAAFSLIKLSVLAGKEGLSGLEFAGGIPGSVGGAVYMNAGAHGSDVSRIFKSADIVLETGELVRYGLEDMAYSYRHSCLHERPGIVIGAVFEMQQGDRKEITAMTSAFKQRRLQTQPLTAASCGSVFRNPPNDFAARLIQEAGLKGLQSGGAQVSPMHANFIVNTGQAKAEDVLTLMETIQRTVKEKFGVELVAEVLVLGER; encoded by the coding sequence ATGGAGCAGTTTTTGGTGGAGCTGAGGGAAATCGATGCAGGCAAGGTGCTGTATAACGAACCGCTCTCCGGATATACAACGTGGAAAATCGGCGGACCAGCGGATGTACTGATCATTCCCAATACCGAAGACCAGCTGGTGTCGGTCGTCCGGTTGCTCCATAAACACGGGGTACAGTGGACCAATCTCGGACGCGGATCCAATATGCTAGTCAGCGACAAGGGCATTCGAGGCATCGTCGTTCAACTGGGCGAAGCATTCGATTATGCGCGATTTGATGGCACGCTCGTTCATGCGGGTGCCGCTTTCTCCCTGATAAAGCTGTCTGTTTTGGCAGGCAAAGAGGGGCTGTCGGGCTTGGAATTCGCGGGGGGAATTCCAGGATCGGTGGGCGGAGCCGTCTATATGAACGCCGGCGCACACGGGTCGGATGTGTCACGTATCTTCAAATCAGCTGACATTGTGCTGGAAACAGGGGAATTGGTTCGCTACGGACTGGAGGACATGGCGTATTCTTACCGCCATTCATGCTTGCATGAACGGCCTGGCATCGTCATTGGAGCCGTGTTTGAGATGCAGCAGGGAGACCGGAAGGAAATTACCGCGATGACGTCCGCGTTTAAGCAGCGTCGACTGCAGACTCAGCCGCTTACCGCGGCCAGCTGCGGAAGCGTGTTCCGTAATCCGCCGAATGATTTTGCCGCAAGGCTGATCCAGGAAGCGGGTCTCAAAGGATTGCAAAGCGGAGGCGCTCAAGTCTCGCCCATGCATGCCAATTTCATTGTCAACACCGGGCAAGCGAAAGCTGAAGACGTTCTCACTCTAATGGAAACCATCCAACGCACTGTAAAAGAAAAATTCGGAGTCGAATTGGTAGCGGAGGTATTGGTATTGGGTGAGCGGTAA
- the murA gene encoding UDP-N-acetylglucosamine 1-carboxyvinyltransferase — protein MDKLVIEGGKPLSGTIVIQGAKNAALPILAASMLVEGIVTIDHVPKLLDIDVMLNILRELGCRAEHEDETVTLDTTSLHSSHIPEALMRQMRSSIFLMGPLLARFGEVTIYQPGGCAIGERKIDLHLSGLRALGAQIDEEDSRIVCYAKRLKGADIHLDLPSVGATENIMMAAVLAEGLTTISNAAREPEIQDLQHFLNSMGAKIVGAGTDTITIEGVEKLKPSRYQVIPDRIVTGTVMVAAAATRGQVTLLNTCPSHLSSLIHVLRRTGVQITVDGDIIKVGTASRPKAVDRIVTSPYPAFPTDLQSQVMVLLALADGVSVMKETIFEGRFKHVDELSRMGADIRVDLNSAYVRGVSRLYGATVEATDLRAGAALVIAGLAAQGKTVVEQVHHIDRGYDRIEHMLGRLGARITRYSPVPNNQIVQ, from the coding sequence TTGGACAAATTGGTGATTGAAGGCGGGAAACCTCTCTCAGGAACCATTGTTATCCAAGGCGCGAAAAATGCCGCTTTGCCGATTTTAGCTGCTAGTATGCTGGTTGAAGGAATCGTGACGATCGATCATGTACCTAAGCTGCTGGACATCGACGTCATGCTGAACATTTTGCGCGAACTTGGCTGCCGGGCGGAGCATGAGGACGAAACCGTCACGCTCGATACGACAAGCTTGCATTCTTCCCACATTCCTGAGGCTCTTATGCGTCAAATGCGATCATCCATTTTTCTTATGGGACCGCTGTTAGCAAGGTTTGGCGAAGTAACGATTTATCAGCCTGGCGGCTGCGCGATCGGAGAACGGAAAATCGATTTGCATCTTAGCGGCCTTCGGGCGCTGGGAGCGCAGATCGACGAGGAAGACAGCCGAATAGTATGTTATGCGAAACGGTTAAAAGGCGCGGATATTCACCTGGATCTTCCTAGCGTCGGAGCTACGGAGAACATTATGATGGCCGCGGTGCTGGCCGAGGGTCTGACCACCATCAGCAATGCTGCGCGGGAGCCGGAGATTCAAGACCTGCAGCATTTCTTGAACAGCATGGGCGCCAAGATCGTCGGCGCAGGCACGGATACGATTACGATTGAAGGCGTGGAGAAGCTGAAGCCGAGCCGCTATCAGGTCATTCCGGACCGGATCGTAACCGGAACGGTAATGGTAGCCGCTGCCGCAACGCGCGGTCAGGTAACGCTGCTGAACACATGTCCTTCGCACTTATCCTCTCTCATCCATGTGCTGAGACGCACAGGTGTTCAAATAACGGTTGACGGTGATATAATTAAAGTGGGCACGGCATCGCGCCCGAAAGCGGTCGACCGCATCGTAACGTCGCCGTATCCGGCATTTCCGACCGACTTGCAGTCGCAAGTCATGGTATTGCTCGCGTTGGCTGACGGCGTAAGCGTCATGAAGGAAACGATATTCGAAGGCAGATTCAAGCATGTCGACGAGCTTTCCCGCATGGGAGCCGACATTCGCGTCGATCTGAATTCGGCTTACGTCCGCGGCGTTTCAAGGCTTTACGGCGCCACGGTGGAAGCGACGGATTTGCGCGCCGGCGCAGCGCTCGTTATCGCAGGGCTTGCCGCGCAGGGCAAAACCGTCGTGGAGCAGGTGCATCATATCGATCGCGGCTACGACCGGATCGAGCATATGCTGGGGCGTCTGGGAGCGCGAATTACCCGTTATTCTCCGGTGCCGAACAATCAAATCGTTCAATGA
- a CDS encoding cell division protein FtsQ/DivIB: MQVQEKMPVLREPAKRRRGGKKLLTVLFLLFVVILGVLFFNSSISKVATVTVEGQHYLNPDAIRNAAVIAAGDSFFGTSAGTIEARVRTLKPIENVKVTKSFPGSVTIHVQEFKTVAYTLSKSGELTAILANGTGIAAGSDMVVDKPILSGWKPDDPVLAQLCKILATIPEDSIADFSEIKPEPSPSYKDRIKIYTRTRFEVITAVSLLPEKIPTLNAVIEIQPPGLVTMLLADKYAPFTPEVAENQGISQKETTQ, translated from the coding sequence ATGCAGGTGCAGGAGAAGATGCCCGTGCTGCGCGAGCCGGCGAAGCGGCGCAGAGGCGGGAAGAAGCTGCTAACGGTACTATTCTTGTTGTTCGTCGTTATTTTAGGCGTGCTGTTCTTTAATTCTTCCATCAGCAAGGTGGCGACCGTCACGGTCGAGGGCCAGCATTATTTAAATCCGGACGCAATTCGGAATGCGGCCGTGATCGCGGCGGGCGATTCGTTCTTCGGCACGTCGGCAGGGACGATCGAAGCGAGAGTCCGTACGCTGAAACCGATCGAGAACGTGAAGGTGACCAAGTCGTTTCCGGGGAGCGTCACGATCCATGTGCAGGAGTTCAAAACCGTCGCGTACACGCTGTCGAAAAGTGGGGAACTGACGGCGATTTTGGCTAACGGCACGGGCATTGCGGCAGGATCCGATATGGTTGTCGATAAACCGATCTTATCCGGGTGGAAGCCGGACGATCCGGTATTGGCGCAATTATGCAAAATTTTGGCAACCATTCCGGAGGACTCGATCGCCGACTTTTCCGAGATTAAGCCGGAGCCGTCTCCTTCCTATAAGGACCGGATCAAAATCTATACGAGGACGCGCTTCGAGGTGATAACGGCGGTCTCGCTGCTGCCGGAGAAGATCCCTACGCTGAACGCCGTCATCGAAATTCAGCCCCCGGGACTTGTGACGATGCTGCTGGCGGATAAATACGCTCCATTTACGCCAGAAGTCGCAGAAAATCAAGGTATTTCCCAAAAAGAGACTACTCAATAG
- the ftsA gene encoding cell division protein FtsA, producing MSNNDIIVSLDIGTSKVRAIIGEVNNGVINIIGVGSADSEGIRKGAIVDIDQTVQSIRNAVDHAERMVGIQISDVYVGIQGNHIGLQTNHGVVAISNEDREIGEEDIERVMQAAKVVALPPEREIINLVPKQFLVDGLEGISDPRGMIGVRLEVEATLVTGAKTAIHNLARCVEKANLRIAGIILMSLASGQMALTKDEKMMGTVLADIGAGSSTIAVFEQGSIVATSTLPVGGEYVTSDISYGLRTQTEQAEKIKQKFGCALIDDAAEDQKFKVMRMGSNVEKEFSQVDLANIIEPRMQEIFHLIRQEVRRLGYGDKVNGYVLTGGTVTMPGTLPLAQHELEASVRIAVPDYIGVRDPAFTSGVGMIQYVSKYVKGKAAPVPKKSASRKSNTANSPAKPGLMEKLKNMFSEFI from the coding sequence TTGAGCAATAATGACATCATCGTCAGTTTGGACATCGGTACATCCAAGGTTCGTGCTATTATTGGCGAAGTGAATAACGGCGTCATTAATATTATTGGAGTTGGATCGGCCGACTCGGAAGGAATCCGTAAAGGAGCAATCGTCGATATCGACCAAACCGTTCAATCCATCCGCAACGCGGTGGATCACGCGGAACGCATGGTCGGTATTCAAATAAGCGATGTCTATGTAGGCATTCAAGGCAATCATATCGGTTTGCAGACGAATCACGGCGTCGTTGCCATTTCCAACGAAGACCGGGAAATCGGCGAAGAAGACATCGAGCGCGTCATGCAAGCGGCTAAAGTCGTGGCTTTGCCTCCGGAGCGCGAGATCATCAATCTAGTTCCAAAGCAATTCTTGGTTGACGGCCTCGAAGGCATCTCGGATCCAAGAGGCATGATCGGGGTTCGCCTTGAAGTCGAAGCTACGCTCGTTACCGGGGCCAAAACGGCGATACATAACTTAGCCCGGTGCGTGGAGAAAGCGAATTTGCGGATTGCCGGCATTATTCTCATGTCGCTCGCATCCGGACAGATGGCCCTCACCAAAGATGAGAAAATGATGGGTACGGTACTTGCCGATATCGGGGCAGGCTCCAGTACCATTGCAGTTTTTGAGCAAGGCAGCATCGTTGCGACGTCCACGCTGCCGGTCGGCGGCGAGTACGTGACCAGCGATATCTCGTACGGGCTTCGCACCCAAACCGAGCAAGCCGAGAAGATTAAGCAGAAATTCGGCTGCGCGCTTATCGACGATGCGGCCGAAGATCAAAAGTTCAAAGTTATGCGCATGGGCAGCAACGTGGAGAAGGAATTTTCCCAGGTTGACCTCGCGAACATCATTGAGCCTCGCATGCAGGAAATTTTCCATCTGATCCGCCAAGAGGTTCGCCGGCTAGGCTATGGCGACAAGGTCAATGGATACGTGCTTACAGGCGGTACGGTGACAATGCCGGGAACATTGCCTCTGGCCCAGCACGAGCTCGAAGCAAGCGTGCGCATCGCGGTTCCGGATTACATCGGCGTGCGAGATCCCGCTTTCACCAGCGGCGTCGGCATGATCCAATATGTGTCGAAGTATGTGAAAGGCAAGGCGGCACCTGTTCCAAAGAAAAGTGCAAGCCGGAAGTCAAACACAGCTAATTCGCCTGCGAAGCCTGGTCTTATGGAGAAATTGAAAAATATGTTTAGTGAATTTATTTGA
- the ftsZ gene encoding cell division protein FtsZ: MLEFDFENEQMAQIKVIGVGGGGSNAVNRMIENGVRGVEFITVNTDAQALHMAKAEQKLQIGDKLTRGLGAGANPEVGKKAAEESRETVMNTLKGADMVFVTAGMGGGTGTGAAPVIAEIARECGALTVGVVTRPFTFEGRKRSGQAELGIESLKEKVDTLIVIPNDRLLEIVDKKTPMLEAFREADNVLKQAVQGISDLIAVPGLINLDFADVKTIMTERGSALMGIGNATGENRAADAARKAIQSPLLETSIDGARGIIMNITGGSNLSLYEVNEAAEIVISASDPDVNMIFGASIDEGLKDEIKVTVIATGFEHRNSAPIRRPAAGQPAEQASTEAPRQQQTSTGPKPFGSSVSSDQLDIPAFLRNRRNN, from the coding sequence ATGTTGGAGTTTGATTTCGAAAACGAGCAAATGGCTCAAATCAAAGTCATCGGCGTTGGCGGTGGTGGCAGCAATGCCGTAAACCGAATGATTGAAAATGGAGTAAGAGGCGTAGAGTTCATTACGGTGAATACAGATGCGCAAGCATTGCATATGGCGAAAGCGGAGCAGAAGCTGCAAATCGGCGACAAGCTGACACGCGGACTCGGCGCCGGCGCAAATCCTGAGGTAGGCAAGAAAGCAGCCGAAGAATCTCGCGAAACGGTCATGAACACGCTGAAGGGCGCGGACATGGTATTCGTAACGGCAGGCATGGGCGGCGGCACCGGTACCGGCGCAGCCCCGGTCATCGCCGAAATCGCACGCGAGTGCGGCGCGCTGACGGTCGGCGTAGTAACGCGTCCGTTTACGTTCGAAGGACGCAAGCGTTCCGGACAAGCCGAGCTCGGCATCGAATCGCTGAAAGAGAAAGTCGATACGCTGATCGTCATCCCGAATGACAGGCTGCTCGAGATCGTTGACAAGAAAACGCCGATGCTTGAAGCGTTCCGCGAAGCGGATAACGTGCTGAAGCAAGCGGTACAAGGCATCTCCGATTTGATCGCGGTGCCGGGTCTGATCAACCTTGACTTCGCGGACGTGAAGACGATTATGACGGAGCGCGGTTCCGCGCTTATGGGTATCGGCAACGCGACGGGCGAGAACCGTGCGGCTGACGCAGCACGCAAGGCGATCCAAAGTCCACTTCTTGAAACGTCCATCGACGGGGCGCGCGGCATCATCATGAATATTACCGGCGGCTCCAACCTCTCTCTATACGAGGTTAACGAAGCGGCTGAGATCGTCATCTCGGCTTCCGATCCGGACGTAAACATGATCTTCGGCGCGAGCATCGACGAAGGCTTGAAGGACGAGATCAAAGTAACGGTTATCGCAACGGGCTTCGAACACCGCAACAGCGCGCCGATTCGCCGTCCAGCCGCTGGCCAGCCTGCTGAACAAGCAAGCACGGAAGCACCGCGCCAGCAGCAAACGAGCACGGGTCCGAAACCGTTCGGCAGCTCCGTTTCGAGCGACCAGCTCGATATTCCGGCATTTCTTCGCAATCGTCGCAACAACTAG
- the spoIIGA gene encoding sigma-E processing peptidase SpoIIGA: MLNAVYIDVLFMVNLLIDGSNLLLTAWVRSIRAKWWRVLLAAATGSLYAVLIVFPPLSFLFTIVIKVALSIIMLLIAFGFGGIQYFARHVGAFYGVNFAAAGAVLGAHYLFMNSSGKVWQSVAAVNGKFYFLLKPSALFVFSLIGVGYYIYRSVMLQRKERDLVTNHLAEVNVRIGEKEHACIGLIDTGNQLYEPLTRTPVMVMEAAVWQDVLPASWISKIREAQVDKLLASMTDEEPFQWRDRLRLVPYRGVNRGAQFMLALKPDLVTIHREGEVYESKKVLIGLDAGKLAHDGTYQAIIHPSLLQQRSAMVETIHRSSGRDGTACSSNGN; this comes from the coding sequence GTGCTGAATGCGGTTTATATTGACGTCTTATTCATGGTCAACCTGCTTATAGACGGCTCCAATTTGCTGCTGACGGCTTGGGTTCGAAGCATTCGCGCGAAGTGGTGGCGCGTATTGTTGGCCGCCGCTACAGGCAGCTTGTACGCCGTGTTGATTGTGTTTCCGCCGTTGTCCTTTCTGTTTACGATCGTCATCAAGGTTGCGTTATCGATCATTATGCTGCTGATCGCGTTCGGGTTTGGAGGCATCCAATATTTCGCGCGACATGTAGGTGCGTTTTACGGCGTCAATTTCGCTGCTGCCGGCGCTGTGCTCGGTGCCCATTATTTATTTATGAACAGCTCGGGCAAGGTATGGCAATCCGTCGCTGCAGTCAACGGAAAATTTTATTTTTTGCTGAAGCCATCGGCACTCTTTGTCTTCAGTCTTATTGGCGTCGGCTATTATATTTACCGGTCGGTTATGCTGCAGCGGAAGGAACGCGATCTGGTCACCAATCATCTCGCGGAGGTGAACGTCAGAATTGGGGAGAAGGAGCATGCTTGCATCGGCCTTATCGATACGGGCAATCAGCTGTACGAACCGCTGACCCGCACGCCGGTCATGGTCATGGAGGCTGCCGTTTGGCAGGATGTGCTCCCAGCATCGTGGATCAGCAAGATCAGGGAAGCGCAGGTCGATAAGCTTTTAGCGAGCATGACGGATGAGGAGCCCTTCCAATGGAGGGATCGGTTGAGACTCGTGCCCTACCGCGGCGTCAATCGCGGCGCACAGTTTATGCTGGCGTTAAAGCCGGATCTCGTAACGATCCACCGCGAAGGCGAAGTCTATGAATCCAAGAAGGTGCTTATAGGTTTGGACGCCGGTAAACTAGCCCACGACGGCACGTACCAGGCGATCATCCATCCGTCACTTCTACAACAGCGAAGTGCCATGGTCGAAACAATACACAGATCTTCGGGAAGGGATGGAACAGCATGCTCGTCAAATGGAAATTGA
- the sigE gene encoding RNA polymerase sporulation sigma factor SigE, with protein sequence MLVKWKLILQLYYYRVLFLFGLKSEEIYYIGGSEALPPPLTREEEEYLLEKLPSGDSAIRAMLIERNLRLVVYIARKFENTGIHIEDLVSIGAIGLIKAVNTFDPEKKIKLATYASRCIENEILMYLRRNSKTRTEVSFDEPLNIDWDGNELLLSDVLGTENDTIYRNIEEQVDRKLLHKALDKLTERERIIMELRFGLADGEEKTQKDVADLLGISQSYISRLEKRIIKRLRKEFNKMV encoded by the coding sequence ATGCTCGTCAAATGGAAATTGATCCTGCAGTTATATTATTATCGCGTTTTGTTTTTATTCGGATTAAAGAGCGAGGAAATTTATTATATCGGCGGGAGCGAGGCGCTGCCGCCTCCGCTCACCCGGGAAGAAGAAGAATATTTGCTGGAGAAGCTGCCTTCCGGCGATTCCGCGATCCGCGCTATGCTGATCGAACGCAATTTGCGCCTTGTCGTGTACATCGCCCGCAAGTTCGAGAACACGGGCATCCATATCGAGGATTTGGTGTCCATCGGCGCGATCGGGCTCATCAAGGCCGTCAATACGTTTGATCCGGAAAAGAAGATCAAGCTCGCCACCTATGCTTCGCGCTGTATCGAAAATGAAATTCTGATGTATTTGCGCCGCAACAGCAAGACGCGAACCGAAGTTTCGTTCGACGAGCCGCTGAACATCGATTGGGACGGCAACGAATTGCTGCTCTCCGATGTGCTCGGTACTGAGAACGACACGATTTACCGCAATATCGAAGAACAGGTGGATCGCAAGCTGCTTCATAAGGCATTGGATAAGCTGACCGAACGCGAGCGGATCATTATGGAGCTGCGCTTCGGGCTGGCCGACGGCGAGGAGAAAACGCAGAAGGATGTCGCGGATTTGCTCGGCATTTCCCAATCGTACATCTCCCGGCTGGAGAAACGCATCATTAAGCGTCTGCGCAAAGAATTCAATAAAATGGTCTAA
- a CDS encoding methionine ABC transporter ATP-binding protein, which translates to MIQLSDISKSYGTGAGAVEAIKQISLTIQKGEIFGIIGHSGAGKSTLLRCVNLLERPTAGSVKVGDVELTRLSTPQLQQERRRIGMIFQHFNLLSMATVRDNIAFPLELAKMSKSAVKKRVDELLQLVGLEQHANKYPSQLSGGQKQRVGIARALANNPDVLLCDEATSALDPQTTNAILSLLLDINEKLGITILLITHEMHVIRSICDRVAVIDGGEIVEMGDVLDVFLKPQHAITMDFVSQIADSFDPRELIGTRSGRLVKMNYVGEVTYEPLLFNAVKSTTVQFTILQGTVSRMKNTPYGQLVIEFIGDDGEIDKVLSGLRSKGLEVGELK; encoded by the coding sequence CTGATTCAGCTTTCAGACATAAGTAAATCGTACGGCACCGGTGCAGGCGCCGTTGAAGCTATAAAGCAAATCAGCCTTACGATCCAGAAAGGCGAAATCTTCGGCATTATCGGTCATTCCGGGGCAGGCAAAAGCACGCTGCTCCGCTGCGTGAATCTACTAGAACGTCCGACGGCGGGCTCGGTCAAAGTAGGGGACGTAGAGCTGACGCGATTGTCGACGCCCCAGCTGCAGCAGGAGCGCCGCAGGATCGGCATGATTTTTCAGCACTTTAATCTGCTGTCGATGGCGACGGTCCGCGACAACATCGCGTTTCCGCTTGAGCTCGCGAAGATGTCCAAATCAGCGGTCAAGAAGCGGGTGGACGAGCTTCTTCAGCTGGTAGGGCTGGAGCAGCATGCGAACAAATATCCGTCGCAGCTTTCGGGTGGGCAGAAGCAGCGCGTAGGCATCGCAAGAGCGCTGGCGAACAACCCGGACGTGCTGCTTTGCGATGAAGCGACATCGGCGCTGGATCCGCAGACGACGAACGCGATCTTGTCCTTGCTGCTCGATATTAACGAAAAGCTTGGCATTACGATTCTGCTCATCACGCACGAAATGCACGTCATTCGTTCGATTTGCGACCGTGTTGCCGTCATTGACGGCGGCGAAATCGTCGAGATGGGCGATGTGCTGGACGTGTTTCTGAAGCCGCAGCACGCGATCACGATGGATTTCGTCAGCCAGATCGCAGACTCCTTCGATCCGCGCGAGCTGATCGGCACAAGAAGCGGCCGTCTCGTGAAGATGAACTACGTCGGCGAAGTTACGTACGAGCCGCTCCTGTTCAATGCGGTCAAATCGACGACCGTGCAGTTTACGATTCTGCAGGGAACGGTTTCCCGCATGAAGAATACGCCGTACGGCCAGCTCGTTATCGAATTTATCGGCGATGACGGGGAAATCGACAAGGTGCTGAGCGGTTTGCGCTCTAAAGGGCTGGAAGTAGGTGAGCTGAAATGA
- a CDS encoding methionine ABC transporter permease: MLKQGIDWSDVRWEEVWKASKDTLTMLGASLLFTVILGLLLGVVLFLTSRRQLLDQPVVYWFLSLVVNVLRSVPFVILMILIMPMTKALTGTTLGVQGSIPPLVVAAAPFFARLVETSLREVDRGVIEAAQAMGASRWDIVRRVLLLEARPGLMAGITITAVTLVSYTAMSGVIGGGGLGDLALRYGYQRFQTSVMLVTVGLLIVLVQLLQMAGDHLVRRFSRK; this comes from the coding sequence ATGCTGAAGCAAGGCATTGACTGGAGCGACGTGCGCTGGGAGGAAGTATGGAAAGCATCGAAGGATACGCTGACGATGCTGGGCGCCTCGCTGCTCTTTACCGTTATTCTCGGCTTGCTGCTCGGAGTCGTCTTATTCCTAACATCGAGAAGGCAGCTCCTTGACCAGCCCGTTGTTTACTGGTTTTTATCGCTCGTGGTCAACGTGCTGCGCTCGGTTCCGTTCGTCATTCTGATGATTCTGATCATGCCGATGACGAAGGCGCTGACGGGCACGACGCTTGGCGTGCAGGGCTCGATTCCGCCGCTTGTCGTTGCGGCTGCGCCGTTCTTCGCCAGATTGGTGGAAACGTCGCTGCGCGAGGTTGACCGCGGCGTCATCGAAGCTGCGCAGGCGATGGGCGCATCCAGATGGGATATCGTAAGACGCGTGCTGCTGCTTGAAGCGAGACCGGGTCTAATGGCAGGCATTACGATTACGGCGGTTACGCTTGTTTCGTATACGGCGATGTCCGGCGTTATCGGCGGGGGCGGTCTAGGCGACCTTGCTCTCCGTTACGGCTATCAACGTTTCCAAACCAGCGTCATGCTAGTGACGGTAGGTTTATTGATTGTTTTGGTTCAACTCCTGCAGATGGCCGGCGACCATTTAGTACGCCGATTCAGCCGGAAGTAA